A window of the Rhodoluna limnophila genome harbors these coding sequences:
- a CDS encoding ATP-binding cassette domain-containing protein: MTNALELKNVEKSFGSVIALQNISVEVAKGQVTCILGDNGAGKSTLIKTLSGVHKPSKGEFLFEGQPVELSSPRDALAMGIATVFQDLATIPLMTVWRNFFLGNEIRKGFGPFKWLDVKQMKEITKKELLAMGIDLRDVNQPIGTLSGGERQSVAIARSVYFGAKVLILDEPTSALGVRQSGIVLKYVLAAKDRGVSVVFITHNPHHAFLVGDRFYLLNRGRMLNRFERANVELEELTKAMAGGAELEALTHEINTVRG; this comes from the coding sequence ATGACCAACGCACTAGAACTAAAAAACGTTGAAAAGTCTTTCGGCAGCGTCATTGCTCTTCAGAACATCTCTGTAGAGGTTGCTAAGGGGCAGGTTACCTGCATCCTCGGTGACAACGGTGCCGGTAAGTCAACCCTGATCAAAACCCTGAGCGGTGTTCACAAGCCAAGCAAGGGTGAATTCCTATTCGAGGGTCAGCCGGTTGAGCTTTCTTCACCGCGCGACGCATTGGCCATGGGTATTGCAACCGTGTTCCAAGACCTCGCAACCATTCCACTGATGACCGTCTGGCGTAACTTCTTCTTAGGCAACGAGATCCGCAAGGGTTTCGGCCCGTTCAAGTGGCTTGACGTAAAGCAGATGAAAGAGATCACCAAAAAGGAACTGCTCGCAATGGGCATCGACCTTCGAGACGTAAACCAGCCAATCGGAACCCTTTCGGGTGGTGAGCGTCAGTCTGTTGCTATCGCTCGCTCGGTTTACTTTGGTGCCAAGGTTCTCATCCTCGATGAGCCAACCTCAGCACTTGGTGTTCGCCAGTCTGGAATCGTTCTGAAGTATGTTCTGGCAGCAAAGGACCGTGGAGTTTCTGTGGTTTTCATTACCCACAACCCTCACCACGCGTTCTTGGTTGGTGACCGCTTCTACCTTCTAAACCGTGGCCGCATGTTGAACCGCTTTGAGCGCGCAAACGTAGAGCTTGAAGAACTGACCAAGGCAATGGCCGGCGGTGCAGAACTTGAGGCCCTAACCCACGAGATCAACACTGTTCGTGGCTAA
- a CDS encoding DMT family transporter, which produces MKTQPELFRGYLLSLIAVTGFGFTFIAVTLGSESFDPITMSIGRVVPAGILAVIALKLMKQPLLPPREAYPLILGSSIGIIIGFPLLSTLALQSIPAADAGVIGAVTPMVTGIVAVFIGHKRPRPMFWAAAALGAISAMSLAYFKGGTDFGGGTYWGYLAMAFAVLLASMGHISGSTLVAKYSSFTVLSWAVIISIPIQLPIAVINWSINPITEWPTWTAILGFLYVSWFSLSIGNFMLNQGLHIIGLVKGAQLQLLQPIVTMVLAILILQQPVSPITWIAAFGILTSVAWSQRYKAK; this is translated from the coding sequence ATGAAGACCCAACCAGAGCTGTTCCGCGGCTACCTGCTCTCACTTATTGCTGTCACCGGCTTTGGCTTCACTTTTATTGCCGTAACTCTTGGGTCTGAGAGCTTTGACCCAATCACCATGAGCATTGGCCGCGTTGTGCCGGCCGGCATCTTGGCTGTGATTGCCCTCAAACTCATGAAGCAACCGCTGCTGCCACCGCGCGAGGCATACCCGCTGATTCTGGGGTCTTCAATCGGCATCATCATTGGCTTCCCATTGCTTTCAACGCTGGCCCTGCAGTCGATTCCGGCGGCAGACGCCGGGGTTATCGGGGCTGTAACACCGATGGTCACCGGTATCGTTGCTGTGTTCATTGGCCACAAGCGGCCAAGGCCCATGTTCTGGGCGGCCGCGGCACTGGGCGCAATCTCGGCTATGTCTTTGGCCTACTTTAAAGGCGGCACCGATTTTGGTGGCGGCACCTACTGGGGTTATCTGGCAATGGCTTTTGCCGTCTTGCTGGCATCGATGGGTCACATATCAGGTTCAACCCTGGTGGCTAAGTATTCGTCATTCACCGTGTTGAGCTGGGCAGTAATCATTTCGATTCCGATTCAGTTGCCGATTGCGGTGATCAACTGGAGCATCAACCCGATCACCGAATGGCCAACCTGGACAGCAATTCTGGGCTTCCTCTATGTCAGTTGGTTCTCACTATCGATTGGCAACTTCATGCTCAACCAGGGCCTGCACATCATCGGGTTGGTTAAGGGCGCCCAGCTTCAGTTGCTGCAGCCAATTGTCACCATGGTGCTTGCGATTCTGATTCTGCAGCAGCCGGTATCACCGATTACCTGGATAGCCGCGTTTGGTATTTTGACCAGCGTGGCCTGGAGTCAGAGATACAAAGCTAAGTAA
- a CDS encoding adenylosuccinate synthase, with amino-acid sequence MPAVVIIGAQWGDEGKGKATDLLAEHIDYVVKFNGGNNAGHTVVIGNEKYALHLLPSGILTPGVIPVISNGVVIDLSVLFQEIEALNARGIDTSKLRVSANAHIITPYNVTVDKVSERFLGKRAIGTTGRGIGPTYADKINRVGIRVQDLFDESILRQKVEAALVLKNNLLSKVYNRAAIRVDEVVAELLSYAERVRPMVADTALELYNAIDEGKTVLFEGGQATMLDVDHGTYPFVTSSNSTAGGASTGSGVGPAEFKTVIGIVKAYTTRVGAGPFPTELFDESGEFLRATGFEFGTTTGRPRRCGWYDAPIARYSARINGVTDYVVTKLDVLTGLKEIPVCVAYEVDGKRVDEMPVSQTDFHHAKPIYENFPGWDEDITGCRTFEDLPKNAQDYILMLEKISGARISAIGVGPHRDAIIVRHNMLEAK; translated from the coding sequence ATGCCTGCGGTAGTAATTATTGGTGCACAGTGGGGCGATGAAGGTAAGGGCAAGGCCACCGACCTTCTGGCAGAGCACATCGACTACGTAGTCAAGTTCAACGGCGGTAACAACGCGGGTCACACCGTAGTTATCGGCAACGAAAAGTACGCACTGCACCTTTTGCCATCTGGCATCTTGACCCCGGGCGTTATCCCAGTGATTTCAAACGGCGTGGTCATTGACCTCTCAGTTCTGTTCCAAGAGATCGAGGCGCTAAACGCCCGCGGAATCGACACCTCAAAGCTTCGCGTTTCAGCAAACGCACACATCATTACCCCTTACAACGTGACCGTCGACAAGGTATCTGAGCGTTTCTTGGGTAAGCGCGCCATCGGTACCACCGGTCGTGGCATTGGCCCTACCTATGCCGACAAAATCAACCGCGTGGGCATCCGTGTTCAAGACCTATTTGACGAGAGCATTTTGCGCCAGAAGGTTGAGGCCGCGCTGGTCCTAAAAAACAACCTGTTGAGCAAGGTTTACAACCGCGCAGCTATCCGTGTTGATGAGGTTGTTGCTGAGCTGCTGTCATACGCAGAGCGGGTGCGCCCAATGGTGGCCGACACCGCGCTAGAGCTTTACAACGCAATCGATGAAGGCAAGACCGTTCTGTTTGAGGGCGGCCAGGCAACCATGCTTGACGTTGACCACGGAACCTACCCGTTCGTCACCTCATCAAATTCAACTGCCGGCGGTGCCTCAACCGGTTCAGGCGTTGGCCCAGCTGAGTTCAAGACTGTGATCGGAATCGTAAAGGCCTACACCACCCGCGTTGGTGCCGGCCCATTCCCTACCGAATTGTTCGACGAGTCTGGCGAGTTCTTGCGCGCCACCGGCTTTGAGTTTGGTACCACCACCGGGCGCCCACGCCGCTGTGGTTGGTATGACGCACCGATTGCTCGCTACTCAGCGCGCATCAATGGCGTCACCGACTACGTTGTTACCAAGCTAGATGTGCTAACCGGTTTGAAAGAGATTCCGGTTTGTGTTGCCTACGAGGTTGATGGCAAGCGCGTTGACGAGATGCCGGTTTCACAGACCGACTTCCACCACGCCAAGCCGATTTACGAGAACTTCCCTGGCTGGGATGAAGACATCACCGGATGCCGCACTTTCGAAGACCTACCAAAGAATGCACAGGACTACATCTTGATGCTTGAGAAGATCAGCGGTGCGCGTATCTCGGCCATCGGTGTTGGCCCTCACCGCGATGCCATCATCGTGCGTCACAACATGCTTGAGGCCAAGTAA
- a CDS encoding type II toxin-antitoxin system Phd/YefM family antitoxin → MPIAYHHESDNLIFVKEMTATEVARNFSAVLDSVEAGEEIVIFRGKVEIARLSPTAKHVPNGAAIIDLVHSLESAGQTAASDPDFDQAMKSVLERRQANRIARPNPWRD, encoded by the coding sequence ATGCCTATTGCCTATCACCACGAATCAGATAATCTGATTTTCGTGAAAGAGATGACCGCCACCGAGGTGGCCAGAAATTTCTCGGCAGTCCTAGACTCGGTCGAGGCCGGCGAAGAAATTGTAATTTTCCGCGGAAAAGTTGAAATTGCCCGCCTCTCGCCCACTGCTAAGCACGTACCTAATGGTGCCGCGATCATTGATTTGGTTCACAGCCTCGAATCCGCTGGCCAGACAGCGGCATCTGACCCCGATTTTGACCAGGCTATGAAATCCGTGCTGGAGCGCCGCCAAGCCAACCGAATTGCTAGGCCAAACCCATGGCGAGACTAG
- a CDS encoding type II toxin-antitoxin system VapC family toxin, with protein MARLVIDTSVLISIARQQIDIEKVVSPSDDLLLPTVVIAEFLTGIELMKSAKSKIRQIQFLTHFKALAEVLEFTESEARAFAVLEASAVRAGTPMSEFDLVIAAHATVESALLLTSDKKSRFAELPGVIARVV; from the coding sequence ATGGCGAGACTAGTTATAGATACCTCAGTTTTGATTTCGATAGCTAGGCAGCAGATTGATATTGAAAAGGTGGTTTCGCCATCGGATGATTTGCTTTTGCCAACAGTGGTTATTGCCGAGTTCCTAACCGGCATCGAATTAATGAAGTCGGCTAAGTCAAAAATCAGACAAATTCAGTTTTTGACGCACTTCAAGGCGTTGGCAGAAGTTCTGGAATTCACCGAAAGCGAGGCCCGAGCTTTTGCAGTTCTTGAGGCAAGCGCTGTGCGGGCCGGAACGCCAATGTCCGAATTTGATTTGGTGATAGCAGCACACGCCACAGTCGAATCGGCGCTGCTGCTTACCAGCGATAAAAAGTCAAGGTTCGCGGAACTTCCCGGAGTGATTGCCCGCGTGGTTTAG
- a CDS encoding TrmH family RNA methyltransferase translates to MSKEEMPASVPGLPEGASPTPEQTTWGVGPWQGEWPEDAGTPEQPNPDSILDPELLTNGDTRNVLDKFRYWKMDAIIAELDRRRHKYHVAIENWQHDLNIGSIVRTANAFLAAEVHIIGNRRWNRRGAMVTDRYQHVSHHPTVEEFVEWAKTGGEGGKAIPIIAIDNVPGCKKIEEYSLPEECVLLFGQEGPGLSDAAIEAAEVVLEITQFGSTRSINASAAAAITMHCWVEEHVFKRR, encoded by the coding sequence ATGAGTAAAGAAGAGATGCCTGCGAGCGTGCCTGGATTGCCCGAGGGTGCTTCACCAACCCCAGAACAAACCACCTGGGGCGTTGGCCCGTGGCAGGGTGAGTGGCCTGAAGATGCCGGCACACCTGAGCAGCCGAATCCAGATTCGATTCTTGACCCTGAGCTGCTAACCAACGGCGATACTCGCAACGTATTGGACAAGTTCCGCTATTGGAAAATGGACGCGATTATTGCCGAGCTGGATCGCCGCCGCCACAAGTATCACGTGGCCATTGAGAACTGGCAGCACGACCTAAACATCGGTTCAATTGTGCGCACAGCCAACGCATTCTTGGCCGCTGAGGTTCACATCATCGGCAACCGCCGCTGGAACCGCCGAGGTGCCATGGTCACCGACCGCTACCAGCACGTGAGCCACCACCCAACCGTTGAAGAGTTTGTTGAGTGGGCCAAGACAGGCGGTGAGGGTGGCAAGGCTATTCCGATTATTGCCATCGACAATGTGCCGGGCTGCAAAAAGATTGAAGAGTACTCGCTGCCTGAAGAATGCGTTTTGCTGTTTGGCCAAGAAGGCCCTGGCTTGAGTGACGCCGCAATCGAGGCGGCCGAGGTTGTTCTAGAAATCACCCAGTTTGGCTCAACCCGGTCAATCAATGCTTCGGCCGCAGCGGCAATCACCATGCACTGCTGGGTTGAAGAGCACGTCTTCAAGCGTCGCTAA
- a CDS encoding SLC13 family permease, whose translation MRSLISPWLASEATNSASFLPAEWLVPASVIIFIVAYVFIATEKINRVAVVAAGAAAMVLIGSTGASQAFYSHETGIDWNVIFLLLGMMIIVGVIHKTGLFEFLAVKAIRLAKGKPRTAFVYILTLVGFASALLDNVTTILLAVPMTFLVAKYLKVNPIPFILGEVFISNIGGAATLIGDPPNIIIASKAGLDFNSFLVHMAPLVLVVMAVIIPMLVLLFRKQLVNSAEDRSSVMELNPAAFITDKALLIKSVSVLTAVIIAFVLHSVLHLEPSMVAMMGAGLLVLISNLKPEQFAKDVEWGTLVFFAGLFIMVGALVNVGALGYVADYIAGVVGTDGALAAGAVVVVSAVVSGIVDNIPYVASMTPVIHQLNESIGTVNDGLWWALAFGADFGGNMTIVGASANVVAVGLAHASGYKISFWQFAKYGVPVTVVSTAMALPYVLIRYF comes from the coding sequence ATGCGTTCACTGATTAGCCCGTGGCTGGCATCTGAAGCCACCAATTCCGCATCCTTCTTGCCAGCCGAATGGTTGGTCCCCGCTTCCGTAATTATTTTTATTGTTGCGTACGTATTCATCGCTACCGAAAAAATTAACCGCGTCGCGGTTGTTGCTGCCGGTGCTGCAGCCATGGTGCTTATCGGTTCAACCGGAGCAAGCCAGGCTTTTTACAGCCACGAAACCGGCATCGACTGGAACGTAATCTTTTTGCTGCTAGGCATGATGATTATTGTCGGCGTAATTCACAAAACTGGCCTATTTGAGTTTCTGGCCGTTAAGGCAATTCGGTTAGCCAAGGGCAAGCCGCGCACAGCTTTTGTGTACATATTGACTTTGGTTGGATTTGCCAGTGCTTTGCTAGACAACGTAACCACTATCTTGCTTGCCGTACCCATGACCTTTTTGGTTGCCAAGTACTTAAAGGTGAACCCGATTCCATTCATTTTGGGTGAAGTCTTTATTTCAAATATCGGCGGTGCCGCAACACTCATCGGTGACCCACCAAATATCATCATTGCCAGCAAGGCAGGCCTGGATTTCAACTCATTCTTGGTTCACATGGCCCCACTTGTTCTAGTGGTTATGGCGGTAATCATTCCGATGCTTGTGCTGTTGTTTCGTAAGCAGTTGGTCAACTCCGCCGAGGACCGATCTTCAGTCATGGAGCTAAACCCGGCAGCATTCATCACCGATAAGGCTCTCCTAATCAAGAGCGTCTCAGTTCTCACCGCAGTGATTATTGCGTTTGTGTTGCACTCGGTTTTGCACCTCGAGCCATCGATGGTAGCCATGATGGGCGCGGGCTTACTGGTGCTTATTAGCAACCTGAAGCCCGAGCAATTTGCCAAAGACGTCGAGTGGGGAACCCTGGTGTTTTTTGCCGGATTGTTCATCATGGTCGGTGCGCTGGTAAATGTTGGCGCCCTCGGTTATGTAGCCGACTACATTGCTGGCGTTGTAGGCACTGATGGTGCCTTGGCCGCCGGAGCGGTAGTTGTTGTCTCCGCGGTCGTTTCAGGCATCGTCGACAACATCCCTTATGTTGCGAGCATGACTCCGGTTATCCACCAACTGAATGAATCAATCGGCACCGTAAATGACGGCCTCTGGTGGGCCTTGGCATTTGGCGCTGACTTCGGTGGCAACATGACCATTGTTGGCGCTAGTGCCAACGTGGTTGCTGTCGGGCTGGCACACGCCTCTGGCTACAAAATTAGCTTCTGGCAATTTGCTAAGTACGGTGTGCCGGTGACGGTTGTGTCAACCGCGATGGCTTTGCCTTACGTGTTGATCAGATACTTTTAG
- a CDS encoding HAD-IIA family hydrolase has product MADRSKITSWLTDMDGVLVHEGHVLPGASELIAQWQANGTPFLVLTNNSIYTPRDLAARLQSGGLNVPEERIWTSALATAAFLDKQKPNGTAYVIGETGLTQALHEIGYVQTDNNPDYVVLGETRNFNFDMLTKAVRLINGGARFIATNPDATGPSAEGPLPATGSVAALITKATGMEPYIVGKPNPMMFRSAMRKIGAHSESTGMIGDRMDTDVVAGIEAGLHTVLVLTGIADDAEIAKYPFRPTEILNSVADLLEG; this is encoded by the coding sequence ATGGCAGATCGCAGCAAAATCACATCTTGGCTCACCGACATGGACGGCGTGCTCGTGCACGAGGGTCACGTACTTCCGGGCGCTTCTGAACTCATCGCTCAGTGGCAAGCAAACGGCACCCCGTTTTTGGTTCTGACCAACAACTCGATCTACACGCCTCGCGACCTAGCTGCGCGCCTGCAGTCTGGCGGCTTGAACGTACCTGAAGAACGCATCTGGACCTCAGCACTTGCTACCGCAGCATTTCTAGACAAGCAGAAGCCAAACGGTACCGCATACGTCATCGGTGAAACTGGGCTCACCCAGGCACTGCACGAAATTGGCTACGTTCAGACTGACAACAACCCTGACTATGTTGTGCTGGGCGAGACCCGCAATTTTAACTTTGACATGTTGACCAAGGCCGTGCGCCTCATCAACGGTGGTGCCCGCTTTATTGCCACCAACCCAGATGCCACCGGCCCATCAGCCGAGGGCCCACTGCCAGCAACCGGTTCGGTAGCCGCGCTAATCACCAAAGCAACCGGCATGGAGCCATACATTGTTGGCAAGCCAAACCCAATGATGTTCCGCAGCGCAATGCGCAAGATTGGCGCACACTCAGAGTCAACCGGCATGATCGGTGACCGCATGGATACTGACGTTGTGGCAGGTATCGAAGCTGGTTTGCACACTGTTTTGGTACTGACCGGAATTGCCGACGACGCCGAGATTGCCAAGTACCCGTTCCGCCCAACTGAGATTTTGAACTCAGTGGCCGACTTGCTTGAGGGCTAA
- a CDS encoding MFS transporter, whose translation MTSTSAKPKKRLAPFLLMQAASITSIISGSMVFILLPWLSLDISGSSAAAGLVVTITGIPGLLLSPVMGSIIDKLGRRRTAVWVEMLASIASVVIPVMAVIWTMNLPLLIALALIRSLVAPGGPSARKAIVPDVAAAAHMTLPRANSIHEAVFASGFAIGPAIAAISISQIGAINSFWIVGGFGVLAALFTLLIKVHEQQDEKDSEESTGLFIYAVQGFKILFQTPAVLIMMSTFMFLAVVYLPTEMVVLPKYFNEIGNPEALGLIISTMALASVTGALLFERINKRFSFAAIFRMAIIGVAIAIVPMSLLPDQAVMFAFAALLGASWGPLGPLLNTVIQEKIPASKRGRVFSLEMAIWNGGPMISMVLVGAALDTFGVRVVYLVLALAVAATAVIVSSRKELQQLNS comes from the coding sequence ATGACCTCGACCTCCGCTAAACCAAAAAAGCGCCTGGCGCCGTTCCTGCTGATGCAGGCTGCGTCAATCACATCGATCATTTCTGGGTCGATGGTCTTTATCTTGCTTCCTTGGCTATCGCTCGATATTTCGGGCTCCTCGGCTGCTGCCGGACTGGTAGTCACGATCACCGGAATTCCGGGACTTTTGCTTTCTCCGGTAATGGGTTCAATCATCGACAAACTTGGTCGCCGCCGAACCGCTGTTTGGGTTGAAATGCTGGCTTCAATTGCCTCGGTTGTCATTCCGGTCATGGCGGTCATTTGGACCATGAACCTTCCGCTACTAATTGCTTTGGCCTTGATTAGGTCTTTGGTTGCGCCGGGTGGCCCGAGTGCGCGCAAGGCAATTGTTCCGGATGTCGCGGCCGCTGCCCACATGACTTTGCCACGAGCAAACTCAATTCACGAGGCCGTGTTTGCCTCGGGCTTTGCCATCGGTCCAGCAATCGCCGCAATTTCGATTTCTCAAATTGGCGCCATCAACTCGTTCTGGATTGTCGGTGGCTTTGGCGTTTTGGCTGCCCTGTTCACGCTGCTGATTAAGGTGCACGAGCAGCAGGATGAAAAAGACTCAGAGGAATCAACCGGTCTTTTCATCTACGCGGTTCAAGGCTTCAAGATTTTGTTTCAGACCCCAGCCGTGTTGATCATGATGTCAACTTTTATGTTCCTAGCCGTGGTTTACCTGCCAACCGAAATGGTGGTTTTGCCTAAGTACTTCAACGAGATCGGAAACCCAGAAGCTCTGGGTCTGATTATCTCGACGATGGCGTTGGCCTCGGTAACAGGTGCTTTGCTCTTTGAGCGCATCAACAAGCGTTTCAGTTTTGCGGCAATTTTCCGCATGGCAATCATCGGTGTTGCAATTGCGATTGTGCCAATGTCTTTGCTGCCAGACCAGGCTGTGATGTTTGCGTTTGCGGCCCTGCTCGGTGCCTCATGGGGTCCGCTGGGCCCACTGCTAAATACCGTGATTCAAGAAAAGATTCCGGCCAGCAAACGTGGCCGCGTGTTCAGCCTTGAGATGGCCATTTGGAATGGCGGACCGATGATTTCAATGGTTCTGGTGGGCGCAGCGCTAGACACTTTCGGCGTCAGAGTTGTCTACCTAGTGCTTGCACTAGCCGTGGCCGCAACCGCGGTCATTGTGTCTTCGCGCAAAGAGCTGCAACAGCTGAATAGTTAG
- the pyrE gene encoding orotate phosphoribosyltransferase, whose amino-acid sequence MTFTSPSKPRLIELIKELAVVHGKVTLSSGIEAGYYVDLRRATLHHEAAPLIGQVVLDMLDAAGITDFDAVGGLTMGADPVATAIMHQAAARGRAVDAFVVRKAAKAHGMGRQVEGPSVEGKRVIVVEDTSTTGGSPLTAAKALEEAGAIIVAVATVVDRDTGADKVIGDAGYRYLSAVSLDDLDLR is encoded by the coding sequence ATGACCTTTACCTCGCCATCAAAGCCGCGCCTCATTGAACTGATCAAAGAACTTGCTGTTGTTCACGGCAAAGTGACTCTGTCTAGCGGCATCGAGGCTGGCTATTACGTGGACCTGCGCCGTGCGACTCTGCACCACGAGGCTGCGCCGCTAATTGGCCAGGTTGTTCTAGACATGCTTGATGCAGCTGGCATCACCGATTTTGACGCCGTTGGCGGATTGACCATGGGCGCTGACCCGGTAGCAACCGCCATCATGCACCAGGCTGCAGCGCGTGGCCGTGCGGTTGATGCTTTTGTCGTTCGCAAAGCAGCCAAGGCCCACGGAATGGGCCGCCAGGTTGAGGGCCCATCGGTTGAGGGCAAGCGCGTAATTGTGGTTGAGGACACCTCAACCACTGGCGGTTCACCTTTAACTGCAGCCAAAGCTCTTGAAGAAGCCGGTGCCATCATCGTTGCGGTTGCCACCGTGGTTGACCGTGATACCGGTGCCGATAAGGTTATCGGCGACGCCGGTTACCGTTACTTAAGTGCGGTGTCTCTCGATGACCTCGACCTCCGCTAA
- a CDS encoding VOC family protein, with protein MEKMMFTNLPVHSLKRSVDFYTALGFKFNPQFTGETSTCMIVGKHNFIMLLEEATFSGFVDKPIAPTKKTVSCIVAITYDSEAEVRAICEKAFELGARNYKEPEEHGFMFGWGFEDLDGHIIEPFYMDQSHLEPLES; from the coding sequence ATGGAAAAGATGATGTTCACCAACCTGCCGGTTCACTCGCTAAAGCGCTCGGTGGACTTTTACACCGCTCTCGGTTTCAAGTTCAACCCGCAGTTCACCGGCGAGACCTCAACCTGCATGATTGTTGGCAAACACAACTTCATCATGCTGCTCGAAGAAGCTACTTTTTCAGGTTTTGTTGACAAGCCAATTGCGCCTACCAAAAAGACCGTTTCGTGCATCGTTGCCATCACCTATGACTCAGAAGCCGAGGTTCGTGCCATTTGCGAGAAGGCGTTTGAGCTTGGTGCTCGCAATTACAAAGAGCCTGAAGAACACGGATTCATGTTTGGCTGGGGCTTTGAAGACCTCGACGGCCACATCATCGAACCTTTCTACATGGACCAATCTCACCTAGAGCCACTCGAGAGTTAA
- a CDS encoding exodeoxyribonuclease III, whose protein sequence is MRIATHNVNSIRTRVDRVVDWLVRSNTDVLAMQEIKCKPDQFPYQKFEDAGYKITMHGLNQWNGVAFASRIEAEDVEIGFSGMPAFGKGGKDPIEEARALGATFNGVRLWSLYVPNGREVNDEHYHYKLEWLDRLAANTAEWVEHEPDQPLALMGDFNIAPLDTDVWDIDDFAGATHVSEPERQAFEAFEQIGLQDVVRPLVPQGYTYWDYQQLRFPRNEGMRIDFILGSEPFSERVTRAVIDRDERKGEAPSDHVPVVVDLTD, encoded by the coding sequence GTGCGCATTGCTACCCACAACGTAAATTCCATTCGCACCCGCGTTGATCGCGTGGTTGATTGGCTGGTCCGTTCCAACACGGATGTCCTGGCGATGCAAGAAATCAAGTGCAAACCAGACCAGTTTCCGTACCAAAAATTTGAAGATGCTGGCTACAAAATAACCATGCACGGTTTGAATCAGTGGAATGGTGTTGCTTTTGCCAGCCGAATCGAAGCTGAGGACGTTGAGATTGGCTTCTCGGGCATGCCGGCCTTTGGCAAAGGAGGCAAGGACCCGATTGAAGAAGCTCGTGCCCTTGGTGCAACCTTCAATGGCGTGCGGCTTTGGTCTTTATATGTGCCAAACGGCCGAGAGGTAAACGACGAGCACTATCACTACAAACTTGAGTGGCTAGACCGGCTGGCAGCCAACACTGCCGAGTGGGTTGAGCACGAGCCAGACCAGCCGCTGGCACTGATGGGTGACTTCAACATTGCGCCACTAGACACAGACGTCTGGGACATCGACGATTTTGCTGGGGCAACCCACGTTTCAGAGCCTGAGCGCCAAGCATTTGAGGCGTTTGAGCAGATCGGTTTGCAAGATGTGGTCCGCCCGTTGGTGCCACAGGGTTACACCTACTGGGACTACCAGCAGCTGCGGTTCCCTCGCAATGAAGGCATGCGCATCGACTTCATCCTGGGGTCTGAGCCTTTTTCTGAGCGGGTTACCCGCGCGGTTATTGACCGCGATGAACGCAAGGGCGAGGCCCCGAGTGACCACGTGCCGGTGGTCGTTGACCTAACCGACTGA
- a CDS encoding DNA alkylation repair protein, with the protein MSTAASVKQDLAAFARPEKEATFSWFFKTGPGQYGEGDVFIGAKVPETRSVAAKHKSLPQHEIDELLASEVHEHRQCGLFVMVNRFKRTKAAAEQQEMFDHYLQLLQEGRVNNWDLVDATAPYLGAFLIGKPDAMDLLQRLAKSDLLWERRAAIIFTFAFIRADKNGFENFDLEPTWAIAEMLLGDKHDLIHKAVGWMLREAGKRDVEKLREFLSRFAATMPRTALRYSIEKLDETERKYWLSVG; encoded by the coding sequence ATGTCTACAGCGGCCAGCGTAAAGCAAGACCTGGCCGCTTTTGCGCGCCCCGAAAAAGAGGCAACCTTCTCTTGGTTTTTCAAGACCGGGCCGGGGCAGTATGGCGAGGGCGATGTATTCATCGGTGCAAAGGTACCGGAGACCCGCTCGGTAGCGGCCAAACACAAATCACTGCCGCAGCACGAGATTGATGAACTGCTGGCATCTGAGGTGCACGAACACCGCCAGTGCGGGCTGTTCGTTATGGTCAACCGCTTTAAGCGCACCAAAGCAGCAGCCGAGCAGCAAGAAATGTTCGATCACTACCTGCAACTGCTGCAAGAGGGCCGAGTGAATAACTGGGATCTTGTCGATGCCACCGCACCGTATCTGGGTGCTTTTTTGATTGGCAAACCAGATGCCATGGACCTACTTCAGCGACTAGCCAAGAGTGACTTGCTGTGGGAGCGACGGGCGGCAATTATCTTCACGTTCGCGTTTATCCGGGCTGATAAAAACGGCTTTGAAAACTTTGACCTTGAGCCCACCTGGGCCATTGCCGAAATGCTGCTTGGTGACAAACACGACCTAATTCACAAGGCAGTCGGATGGATGCTTCGCGAAGCGGGCAAGCGCGATGTTGAAAAATTGCGCGAATTTTTGAGCCGCTTCGCGGCCACGATGCCTAGAACCGCGCTGCGCTATTCCATCGAAAAACTTGATGAAACTGAGCGAAAGTACTGGCTCTCAGTCGGTTAG